CCTTGACCGCCGCCGATACACATGGTGACCAGTGCGTAGCGACCACCGATCCGGCGCAACTCGTGCAGCGCTTTCACCGTCACAATCGCGCCCGTCGCGCCTAGTGGGTGCCCTAACGAGATACCGCTGCCGTTCGGGTTGGTTTTGTCAGAGGGGAGGCCGAGATCGGTGGCCACCGCGAGCGCCTGCGCAGCAAAAGCCTCGTTGACCTCGAATACATCAATCTGATCGATTGTCAGTCCGGTTCGCTGTAATAATCGTCTGACCGCCGAGACTGGTCCGATGCCCATGAACCCAGGCTCCACCCCGGTTACCGTGTAATCGACTAACTTTGCCAGGGGCGCCAACCCACGCTCTTCAGCGGCCCGACGCTCCATCAGCACCACCGCTGCCGCGCCATCGTTGATGCTGGATGAATTACCCGCTGTTACTGTGCCGGCTTTGTCAAACACAGGTTTCAGCTTCGTGAGGTTTTGAATGGTTGCATCGGTCCGCGGAGATTCGTCGGTGTCAAACTGGATCGTGCCGCCTTTGGTTTTGAGTTCGATAGGCACAATCTGGTCCGTAAACTTGCCGCTTGCGATTGCATCCAGAGCGCGGCGGTGGCTCTCAGCGGCCAGCGCATCCTGAGCTTCGCGGCTAATGTCCCACTTGCGAGCGATGTTCTCGGCTGTGACACCCATATGGATTTCCTCGAACGGGTCTGTCAATGCGCCCACCATGGCGTCAACCGCAGCAGTGTCGTTCAGCCGCGCTCCCCATCGCAAGCCGTTCATCCAGTACGGCGCCCGGCTCATCGATTCGGTGCCACCAGCCACCGCGGCCTCAGCGTCGCCGTGCACAATTGCCTGCGCAGAGGTGACGATAGCCTGCAGACCGCTGCCGCAAAGCCGATTGAGAGTGAGCGCCGATGTTTCGACCGGCAACCCCCCGCGCAACGCGGCGACGCGAGCAAGGTACATATCCTTGGCATCGGTGTGAATTACATTTCCGAAGACGACATGGGCAATCTCCGCAGGATCGAGGCCCGAGCGCTCTACGGATTCACGCGTGACCGTTGCGGCCAGTTCGCTGGGCGCCAGATCCTTCAGCGCACCTCCAAATTTACCAACCGCGGTGCGCACTGCACTCAAAACGACAACTTCCCTCATCCCTCTGACTCCTCTAAGTTTGCCAAGTTCTTCTTGCACTAACATAAGTGGCTATCTAAAATGAATAGATCCGCAGATGCATGGGCTGACGCGCGGTTGAATTCATCACGCGTGGTGACTATTGCCCAGCTTACTCAGAATCTAGACAAATCAATGCTGACTAAAGCCGACACATGGTTTGGCAATTAATGGTTGCCCGATCCCTTTTGCATTAGGCGAAGAAGGTTGGGCGTCAGACCGTCCTGCTTCGAAGAGTCTCTGCGATGACAACAGAGCAAAATGGATCGATGAGCTGAGGACAGGACATTTGCTATTTGCCGCTCCATGACATCGCTTCAGCATTGCTTCGCAGCACATTCACGGCGCGACATGCCTGATCACTGGGCGGAGCGGTAAGCGCTTCAACATGGAAGGTGGCGAGGTAAAACGCACGGCATTGAATGACTCTGATTACGAGAACACAAGGGTGAGGCCACGTTCCTCTAAACGAGGCGGCCCCGGCGTCTAAAAGATGGACGACGAGGCCTTCTATGCATTGCGGTTTCCTGGCGCAGTGGAATCAATTAGAAGTGGAACCCGCCTCCACAAATCAGGGTTTCACCCGTGACATAGTCCGAGAGCGGAGAGCAGAAAAACAGAACCGCACCGGCAGCTTCTTCGGGCGTACCTAGGCGTCCGAGGGGACAGGCTTTCTTCACGGATTCCAGCATGCTGGGTTGGACGCCAATACGAATCTGGTGACCATGCATTTCCATGTTTGCGTTGTCGCCGTTGAGCGGCTGCACAAGCCGTGTCTCAATTAAGCCAAAGCCAACAGCGTTTACGTTGACGTTGTACCGGCCCCACTCCTTAGCCAGCGTTTTGGTCAAACCGATTACACCGGCCT
This genomic window from Terriglobus albidus contains:
- the bktB gene encoding beta-ketothiolase BktB; protein product: MREVVVLSAVRTAVGKFGGALKDLAPSELAATVTRESVERSGLDPAEIAHVVFGNVIHTDAKDMYLARVAALRGGLPVETSALTLNRLCGSGLQAIVTSAQAIVHGDAEAAVAGGTESMSRAPYWMNGLRWGARLNDTAAVDAMVGALTDPFEEIHMGVTAENIARKWDISREAQDALAAESHRRALDAIASGKFTDQIVPIELKTKGGTIQFDTDESPRTDATIQNLTKLKPVFDKAGTVTAGNSSSINDGAAAVVLMERRAAEERGLAPLAKLVDYTVTGVEPGFMGIGPVSAVRRLLQRTGLTIDQIDVFEVNEAFAAQALAVATDLGLPSDKTNPNGSGISLGHPLGATGAIVTVKALHELRRIGGRYALVTMCIGGGQGIAAIFEAVNS